Proteins co-encoded in one Flavobacteriaceae bacterium MAR_2009_75 genomic window:
- a CDS encoding N-acetylneuraminate synthase codes for MTYKEPYVIAEIGCNHKGDMQTAKELINMAKIFGNANAVKFQKRNNKELLTEEQYKAPHPNPINSYGSTYGAHREFLEFDVAQHQELKNYCEEVGITYSTSVWETTSAKEIAGLNPDFIKIPSACNNNYDMLGWLCDFYQGEIHISTGMTTKDEIENIVRFFGERGRSKDLIVYNCTSGYPVPFNDVCLLDILKLQEKYGEKVKSIGFSGHHLGIAVDVAAYTLGAHVIERHFTLDRTWKGTDHAASLEPMGLRKLCRDLKATHEALTYKQKDILDIERVQREKLKYQK; via the coding sequence ATGACTTATAAAGAACCCTACGTTATTGCAGAAATTGGTTGCAACCATAAAGGTGATATGCAGACTGCAAAGGAACTTATCAATATGGCCAAAATTTTCGGCAATGCGAATGCTGTTAAATTTCAGAAGCGCAACAATAAAGAATTGCTGACTGAGGAGCAATATAAGGCCCCTCACCCCAACCCAATTAATTCATATGGGAGCACCTATGGTGCACATCGAGAATTTTTAGAGTTTGATGTAGCCCAACACCAAGAATTGAAAAACTATTGTGAAGAAGTAGGCATAACCTACTCTACTTCGGTTTGGGAAACAACCTCTGCAAAAGAAATAGCTGGCTTAAACCCAGATTTCATTAAAATTCCCTCAGCTTGTAATAATAATTATGACATGTTAGGTTGGCTCTGTGATTTTTATCAAGGTGAGATTCATATTTCTACAGGTATGACCACAAAAGATGAAATCGAAAACATTGTGCGTTTTTTTGGTGAAAGGGGTAGAAGCAAAGACTTGATTGTGTACAACTGTACCTCTGGCTACCCCGTACCATTTAATGATGTTTGTCTCTTAGACATTTTAAAACTGCAAGAGAAATATGGTGAAAAAGTAAAGAGTATTGGTTTCTCGGGCCATCACTTGGGTATTGCTGTTGATGTGGCAGCATACACTTTGGGCGCCCATGTCATAGAACGACATTTTACATTAGACCGAACATGGAAAGGTACAGATCATGCTGCATCTTTAGAACCTATGGGTTTGAGAAAACTCTGTCGTGATCTTAAAGCAACTCATGAAGCACTCACTTACAAACAGAAAGATATTTTAGATATTGAGCGTGTGCAGCGAGAAAAATTGAAATATCAAAAATAA
- a CDS encoding L-threonylcarbamoyladenylate synthase, protein MAVDFKNDLNTCIKVLQNGGLILYPTDTVWGIGCDATNEEAVKKVYHLKNRIDSKALICLVANDAMLEKHVDKVPELAYDLIDLSTKPTTIIYESPKGVAKNLVAADNTLAIRVASDKFCQYLINKFKRPIVSTSANLSGSPTPKSFSEISNEVLKGVDYVVNLQPEHENAVPSAIIKLGNDGTVKIIRK, encoded by the coding sequence ATGGCTGTCGATTTCAAGAATGATTTGAACACCTGCATTAAGGTGCTTCAAAACGGCGGACTCATACTCTACCCGACCGATACGGTCTGGGGCATTGGCTGTGACGCCACCAATGAAGAAGCGGTAAAAAAAGTATATCATCTAAAAAATAGAATAGATAGCAAAGCCCTAATATGTTTGGTAGCTAACGATGCTATGCTCGAAAAGCATGTAGATAAAGTTCCTGAGCTTGCCTATGATCTGATTGACCTTTCTACAAAACCTACGACAATTATATATGAGTCTCCCAAAGGGGTTGCCAAGAATTTAGTTGCTGCCGATAATACCTTAGCTATTAGAGTGGCATCTGACAAATTTTGCCAGTACCTTATCAATAAATTCAAAAGACCTATCGTTTCCACTTCTGCAAACCTTTCGGGCTCACCGACACCTAAAAGTTTTTCTGAAATTTCTAATGAGGTTTTAAAAGGTGTTGACTATGTGGTAAATTTGCAGCCCGAACATGAAAATGCGGTACCATCGGCAATCATAAAATTGGGCAATGATGGAACTGTAAAAATTATTCGTAAGTAA
- a CDS encoding putative nucleotidyltransferase with HDIG domain, with amino-acid sequence MNHKEALENPIFKIISAAAEELGVSCYVIGGFVRDHLLKRGTSKDIDVVAVGSGIELAQKVASLLDTKPQVSVFKNFGTAMLKHKGIELEFVGARKESYHRDSRKPIVENGSLQDDQNRRDFTINALALSLNKTSFGALLDPFNGIDDLENKIIRTPLEPGITYSDDPLRMMRAVRFATQLDFTIELKSLQAITAHKDRIKIISKERIVDELHKIMGSAKPSKGLALLHKTELLSYILPELTALQGIEEIEGQRHKDNFWHTLEVVDNISSETDNLWLRWAALLHDIGKAPTKKFHKRIGWTFHGHEFVGSKMVYKLFKRLRMPLNEKMKYVQKMVLMSSRPQVLSEDFVTDSAVRRLVYEAGDHVDDLMTLCEADITTKNSKKQKKYKSNFLLVRQKIKEVEERDHIRNFQPPVSGEEIMKTFNLKPSREIGIIKDAIKEAILEGEIPNDYNAAKKFMLKKAKDLGLNAQGQK; translated from the coding sequence GTGAATCATAAAGAAGCTTTAGAAAACCCTATTTTTAAAATTATTTCTGCAGCCGCCGAAGAATTGGGTGTGTCGTGCTATGTAATCGGTGGCTTTGTGAGAGACCATCTCTTAAAACGTGGAACCTCAAAAGACATTGATGTTGTCGCCGTGGGCAGCGGAATTGAATTGGCTCAAAAAGTAGCTTCATTATTGGATACTAAACCCCAGGTTTCGGTCTTCAAAAACTTTGGTACTGCTATGCTGAAACATAAGGGTATCGAACTTGAGTTTGTTGGTGCACGAAAAGAGAGTTATCATAGAGATAGTAGAAAACCCATTGTAGAAAATGGTAGCTTACAAGATGATCAGAATCGACGTGATTTTACAATTAATGCCCTTGCCCTATCTTTAAACAAAACAAGTTTTGGAGCTCTTTTAGACCCTTTCAACGGTATTGATGATTTAGAAAATAAAATCATTAGAACTCCACTCGAACCGGGTATTACCTATTCAGATGATCCGCTCAGAATGATGCGTGCCGTTCGCTTTGCCACCCAGTTAGACTTTACTATCGAATTAAAATCGCTGCAAGCGATTACAGCCCACAAAGACCGAATTAAAATTATATCAAAAGAGCGTATTGTTGATGAGCTGCACAAAATTATGGGCAGTGCTAAACCTTCAAAAGGTTTAGCACTTTTACATAAAACCGAGCTTCTCTCCTATATTTTACCAGAGCTTACCGCCCTTCAGGGTATTGAAGAAATTGAAGGTCAACGACATAAAGACAATTTTTGGCATACGCTAGAGGTGGTCGATAATATTTCATCAGAAACAGATAATCTCTGGCTCCGTTGGGCCGCCTTGCTACATGATATTGGCAAAGCTCCTACAAAAAAATTTCACAAGCGAATCGGGTGGACTTTTCACGGTCACGAATTTGTAGGGTCAAAAATGGTCTATAAATTATTTAAGCGCCTTAGAATGCCGCTGAACGAGAAGATGAAATATGTTCAGAAAATGGTCTTGATGAGTTCAAGACCACAGGTACTTTCCGAAGATTTTGTTACAGATTCCGCAGTTCGCCGTTTGGTATATGAAGCGGGTGACCACGTCGACGACTTAATGACTCTTTGTGAGGCGGATATTACCACCAAAAATTCTAAGAAACAGAAAAAATATAAGAGTAACTTCTTGTTGGTACGTCAAAAAATAAAAGAGGTAGAGGAACGTGACCATATTAGAAATTTTCAACCTCCTGTAAGTGGTGAGGAAATTATGAAAACTTTCAATCTGAAACCCTCACGTGAAATAGGCATCATCAAAGACGCCATTAAAGAGGCTATTCTTGAGGGTGAGATTCCCAATGATTACAATGCTGCCAAAAAATTTATGCTAAAGAAGGCGAAGGATTTAGGGCTTAATGCTCAAGGTCAGAAATAG
- a CDS encoding type IX secretion system PorP/SprF family membrane protein, producing MKKFLLIILLIASFSDAIAQQDAQYTQYMYNTMAVNPAYAGSRGVFSIVGLHRSQWIGLDGAPKTQTINFHTPVSERVGIGLSIVNDEIGNGTNQETYFDGVFSYTIPLSRTAKLSFGVKASAHLLNVDFNKLANYNNEASSIGLSNIDRKFSPNFGAGVYYHTDDFYLGLSVPNFLKTRHFDDSSSSTSFLAEERMNFYLITGYVFDIHPRWKFKPAVLLKAVSGAPLQADISANFLYNDKFTLGAAYRWDAAVSALFGFQLSDQFMVGLAYDREVTELGGTRFNDGSFEIMLRYEFLTRYKRVLTPRFF from the coding sequence ATGAAAAAATTCCTATTAATCATTCTTCTAATTGCTTCATTCTCCGACGCGATAGCACAGCAAGATGCTCAGTACACGCAATACATGTATAATACCATGGCCGTTAATCCGGCCTATGCTGGCTCTAGGGGAGTATTTAGCATCGTAGGCTTACATCGATCTCAATGGATCGGATTGGATGGAGCCCCCAAGACCCAGACCATAAATTTTCATACACCCGTCTCCGAACGGGTAGGAATCGGATTGTCTATAGTTAACGATGAAATAGGTAACGGAACCAATCAAGAAACCTATTTTGATGGAGTTTTCTCATACACCATACCCCTATCAAGAACCGCCAAACTATCTTTTGGAGTAAAGGCCAGTGCTCATCTTTTGAATGTTGATTTTAATAAATTGGCGAACTACAATAACGAGGCATCTTCAATCGGCTTAAGCAATATAGACCGAAAGTTTTCACCAAATTTCGGAGCAGGAGTCTATTACCATACCGATGATTTTTACCTTGGCCTCTCGGTTCCCAATTTTTTGAAAACTAGACATTTCGACGATTCTTCATCGAGCACCTCATTTTTAGCCGAAGAACGCATGAATTTTTACTTGATTACAGGTTATGTTTTCGATATCCACCCGAGGTGGAAATTCAAACCAGCAGTCCTTTTAAAAGCAGTTAGTGGTGCGCCGTTACAAGCCGATATTTCCGCAAACTTTCTATACAACGATAAGTTTACCCTAGGTGCCGCTTACAGATGGGACGCAGCGGTAAGCGCCCTCTTTGGGTTTCAATTGAGTGACCAGTTCATGGTAGGTTTGGCCTATGACCGTGAAGTAACCGAATTGGGAGGTACTAGATTTAACGATGGATCTTTCGAAATTATGTTACGATATGAATTCTTGACTCGATATAAGCGAGTGCTTACACCTAGGTTTTTCTAA
- a CDS encoding outer membrane protein OmpA-like peptidoglycan-associated protein: MIKKITILLGITLITSLTAYSQSKKVEKAENEFDKYAYQSAIESYEDLVADGFNDEEIFKNLGNANYLNAQYEEASSWYSKLFMIEDADIEPEYMYRYAQSLKSTGEYTAADTWMKKFDSAQGDDVRAKKFANQQDYLNKIENLSGRYDIQNISINSPESDFAPSLFGKNLVFSTARDTGTTSRNIHEWTNRSFLNLYRAGINDNGTFSSASKLPKTMNKKTHESSTSFTKDGSVVYFTRNNSQNGKFARDEKGVSRLKIYRADIDGEEWTNIQELPFNSDSYSTAHPSLSADETKLYFASDMEGSIGASDIFVVDINGDGTYGSPKNMGDIINTEARETFPFISQNNVLYFASDGHPGLGGLDIFAVQVENDETSEVLNIGKPVNSEQDDFSFIINESSGIGFFASNRAGGQGGDDIYSLQENVPLDFSCSTVVSGTIKGEDGFNALSDARVSIMNSKNEVVATTTSDENGNFTLDGNCEDGEYKLIASKSDYDDVEKMFATVNSGNTNDIKIVLKKSIKQAPTGTNLIVFLNLRPIYFDLDKDIIRPDASDTMQKVIDYMKQFPTVKVQVQSHTDSKASTAYNKNLSERRAKNTVTYLVANGIEESRITGKGFGESQLTNDCKSRKSCPDERHQENRRSEFIVIE, encoded by the coding sequence ATGATAAAAAAAATAACAATACTTCTCGGCATAACCTTAATTACCTCTTTGACAGCATACTCTCAGTCAAAAAAAGTAGAAAAGGCTGAAAACGAATTTGATAAATACGCATATCAAAGTGCTATTGAAAGCTATGAAGACTTAGTGGCCGATGGTTTTAATGATGAGGAAATCTTTAAAAACTTAGGTAATGCAAATTACTTGAACGCACAATATGAAGAAGCTTCATCATGGTACAGCAAACTCTTTATGATAGAGGATGCCGATATAGAGCCAGAATACATGTATCGATATGCTCAATCTTTAAAGTCAACCGGGGAGTATACCGCTGCAGATACGTGGATGAAAAAATTTGACTCGGCCCAAGGAGATGATGTGCGGGCTAAAAAATTTGCGAACCAACAAGACTACTTAAATAAAATCGAAAACTTATCAGGGCGGTATGATATACAGAATATATCTATTAACTCTCCTGAATCTGATTTCGCCCCTTCCCTATTCGGAAAAAATCTTGTTTTTTCTACGGCAAGAGATACGGGTACAACTTCTAGAAATATTCATGAGTGGACAAATCGTTCTTTCCTTAATCTGTATAGAGCTGGTATAAATGACAATGGCACTTTTTCATCGGCTTCAAAACTACCAAAAACGATGAATAAGAAAACTCACGAATCGTCAACCAGCTTTACCAAAGATGGCTCCGTTGTCTATTTCACAAGAAATAATTCTCAGAATGGTAAATTCGCTAGAGATGAAAAAGGGGTCAGTCGATTAAAAATTTATCGTGCCGATATTGACGGAGAGGAATGGACAAATATTCAAGAACTTCCATTTAATAGCGACTCCTATTCTACAGCCCACCCTTCTTTGAGCGCTGATGAAACCAAACTTTATTTTGCGTCTGACATGGAGGGCAGCATCGGAGCATCGGATATTTTCGTTGTAGACATTAATGGTGATGGCACCTATGGTTCACCTAAAAATATGGGAGATATAATTAATACGGAGGCTAGAGAAACCTTCCCCTTTATATCACAGAATAATGTGCTCTATTTTGCTTCCGACGGACATCCTGGTTTAGGAGGTCTCGATATTTTTGCAGTTCAAGTAGAGAACGATGAAACATCCGAAGTACTGAATATTGGTAAACCTGTGAACAGCGAACAAGATGATTTCTCCTTTATTATTAATGAAAGTTCAGGTATTGGTTTTTTCGCATCGAACCGCGCAGGTGGTCAAGGTGGTGATGATATCTATTCCCTGCAAGAAAATGTTCCTCTTGATTTTAGTTGCAGCACCGTTGTAAGTGGCACAATTAAAGGAGAAGATGGTTTTAATGCACTAAGTGATGCAAGGGTTTCCATTATGAATAGCAAAAATGAAGTCGTTGCTACAACCACTTCTGATGAAAATGGTAATTTTACATTAGATGGAAATTGCGAAGATGGAGAATACAAACTAATTGCCTCAAAATCAGATTACGATGATGTAGAAAAAATGTTCGCTACGGTAAATTCTGGCAATACAAACGATATAAAGATTGTACTCAAAAAATCCATAAAACAAGCTCCGACGGGTACCAATTTAATTGTTTTCTTAAATTTAAGACCTATCTATTTTGATTTGGACAAAGATATTATCAGACCCGATGCCTCTGATACTATGCAGAAGGTGATAGATTATATGAAGCAATTTCCAACTGTAAAAGTTCAGGTACAGTCACATACTGATTCTAAAGCTAGTACCGCCTACAATAAAAACCTATCGGAAAGGCGAGCTAAGAATACGGTTACCTATCTTGTCGCGAACGGAATTGAAGAATCGCGCATTACAGGAAAAGGATTTGGAGAATCGCAACTAACGAACGATTGTAAATCGAGAAAATCATGCCCTGATGAAAGACATCAAGAAAATCGAAGATCCGAATTTATTGTCATCGAGTAA